The following proteins are encoded in a genomic region of Gemmatimonadaceae bacterium:
- a CDS encoding serine/threonine protein kinase: MTSLPAPQPADPTIPDAVRTAFDIVRPLGQGGMGSVWLARDRLLDRLVAIKVLLTGTASDATRERFLREARTAAKLSHPHIVPVHRADEANGQVWFSMGFVEGESLGDRIRERGALPVADVVRLLRETAWALAYAHARGVIHRDVKPDNIMIERDTGRAMVTDFGIARDLRTAEARLTADGSVLGTVFYMSPEQASDDPLDARSDVYSLGVVGFHALSNRLPFEGSPNAVLVSHVTKAAPSLRSVSPMVPGPIAAVIDKCLAKEPGSRWDSAEALADALGKALDEVVTAERGAVAATGGEVISERDAAAVWQRAAQLQAEAARRMEKSVHLAAPADGSATVPTDTYRVRDVEAAAVEAGISRQFVAIALAERTAAASHGAVAVAALSDRDERRLTLMFGTSDRSISASRTLRVSPKVALQLIGRVFTATPFHLKVRETVNGHPLDGGILRFDVPNLYQAMSDGRVGSGGFSRNGALMYRCAQLEIGVLNVTLKARGTAAAPECEVVVTGDLRAGYRKQLKAITWSAIGSGGGFFGAAIGIGTKVLGGLALASLPALAIGGLVGVGAMYGYRAILRKAMHKGQEELDTMLLALQQSFESQALFGELPAPASANRRDGDDAAMLAAVVTVVT, translated from the coding sequence ATGACCAGCCTCCCCGCACCCCAGCCTGCCGATCCGACGATCCCCGACGCCGTTCGCACGGCGTTCGACATCGTGCGCCCGTTGGGCCAGGGCGGGATGGGCTCGGTCTGGCTCGCTCGCGACCGCCTGCTCGACCGCCTCGTCGCGATCAAGGTGTTGCTCACCGGCACGGCCAGCGATGCGACACGCGAGCGCTTCCTGCGGGAGGCCCGCACGGCGGCGAAGCTCAGCCATCCGCACATCGTGCCGGTGCACCGCGCCGACGAGGCGAACGGGCAGGTCTGGTTCAGCATGGGGTTCGTCGAGGGCGAGTCGCTCGGCGACCGCATCCGCGAACGCGGTGCCCTGCCGGTGGCCGACGTGGTGCGCCTGCTCCGCGAGACGGCGTGGGCCCTCGCCTACGCGCACGCCCGCGGCGTGATCCATCGCGACGTGAAGCCCGACAACATCATGATCGAGCGTGACACCGGGCGTGCGATGGTGACGGACTTCGGCATCGCGCGCGACCTGCGCACCGCCGAGGCGCGGCTGACTGCCGACGGCAGCGTGCTCGGCACGGTGTTCTACATGAGCCCCGAGCAGGCGAGCGACGACCCGCTGGACGCACGCAGCGACGTCTACTCGCTGGGGGTGGTGGGATTCCACGCACTGAGCAACCGGCTGCCCTTCGAGGGGTCGCCCAATGCGGTGCTGGTGTCGCACGTGACCAAGGCCGCACCCTCGCTTCGCAGCGTGTCGCCGATGGTGCCTGGTCCCATCGCAGCGGTGATCGACAAGTGCCTCGCGAAGGAACCGGGGAGCCGGTGGGACAGCGCGGAAGCGCTGGCGGATGCCCTCGGCAAGGCGCTGGACGAGGTGGTGACGGCCGAGCGCGGAGCGGTAGCCGCGACCGGCGGTGAGGTCATCTCGGAACGTGATGCCGCCGCCGTCTGGCAGCGCGCGGCCCAGCTGCAGGCGGAGGCCGCGCGGCGGATGGAGAAGAGCGTGCACCTCGCCGCCCCGGCGGACGGGTCGGCGACCGTGCCGACCGACACGTACCGGGTCCGCGACGTCGAGGCGGCCGCGGTCGAGGCGGGGATCTCGCGGCAGTTCGTCGCCATCGCGCTGGCGGAACGCACCGCGGCCGCGAGCCACGGTGCGGTGGCCGTCGCCGCGCTCAGCGACCGCGACGAGCGTCGCCTGACGCTGATGTTCGGCACCAGCGACCGGAGCATCAGCGCGTCACGCACACTGCGGGTGTCACCGAAGGTCGCCCTGCAGCTGATCGGGCGGGTGTTCACCGCCACACCGTTCCATCTCAAGGTGCGGGAGACGGTGAACGGCCACCCGCTGGACGGCGGCATCCTGCGCTTCGACGTGCCGAACCTGTATCAGGCCATGTCGGACGGCCGCGTGGGCAGCGGTGGTTTCAGCCGCAACGGCGCGCTGATGTACCGGTGCGCGCAGCTCGAGATCGGCGTGCTGAACGTGACGCTGAAGGCGCGCGGCACCGCCGCGGCGCCGGAGTGCGAGGTGGTCGTGACCGGGGACCTCCGCGCCGGCTATCGCAAGCAGCTGAAGGCGATCACCTGGTCGGCAATCGGGAGCGGCGGCGGGTTTTTCGGCGCCGCCATCGGCATCGGCACCAAGGTGCTGGGCGGCCTCGCGCTGGCATCCCTGCCCGCGCTGGCCATCGGCGGCCTCGTCGGCGTCGGCGCCATGTACGGCTACCGCGCCATCCTGCGGAAGGCGATGCACAAGGGGCAGGAGGAGCTCGACACGATGCTCCTGGCGCTGCAGCAGAGCTTCGAGAGCCAGGCGCTGTTCGGTGAGCTCCCGGCACCCGCCTCGGCGAATCGCCGTGATGGCGACGATGCGGCGATGCTCGCCGCCGTCGTCACCGTCGTGACGTGA
- a CDS encoding FAD-dependent oxidoreductase, which yields MACVDSSHASRRILPRPPVRRLSRRHLVLAGAGHAQLDLLAALSHGVPDGWDVTLVTPQPAFHYSGMLPAVIAGLEPASAAEIPVGAIARAAGISVAVDAVAALDARSRSLTLRGGRTIGYDILSLDVGSVPAGLDVPGVPAHAHPVRPFVQALALMARIDERIRETTHGAALAMTVVGGGAAGVEIAFAIRARVMRAGRLPRITIVDAGAGGGLPLPGFATAARERAALALSHRGISVRAARVLRVHPGSIEVDVDGREETLATCATAWVTGPAAHPWLGASGLPCDAGGYPLASRTLQLDGDGTAWGGGDCVTLRDAGRTARAGVYAVRMAPVLAANVLATMRGDTARVHFAPQPDFLALLSTGDGCALLRWHGVALESRWAQRLKTRIDTSYLQRYRALPT from the coding sequence ATGGCGTGCGTAGACTCCAGCCATGCCAGCCGCCGCATCCTCCCTCGCCCGCCGGTGCGTCGCCTGAGCCGCCGCCACCTCGTGCTGGCCGGTGCCGGCCATGCCCAGCTCGACCTGCTCGCCGCCCTGTCGCACGGCGTTCCCGACGGCTGGGACGTGACGCTGGTGACCCCGCAGCCGGCGTTCCACTACAGCGGGATGCTGCCGGCGGTCATCGCGGGCCTGGAGCCGGCGTCCGCGGCCGAGATCCCGGTGGGCGCGATCGCACGGGCGGCGGGCATCTCGGTTGCCGTCGACGCGGTTGCGGCCCTCGATGCCCGGTCGCGGAGCCTCACGCTGCGGGGCGGGCGCACGATCGGCTACGACATCCTGTCACTCGACGTCGGCAGCGTGCCGGCCGGCCTGGATGTGCCGGGAGTGCCGGCGCACGCCCACCCGGTGCGACCGTTCGTGCAGGCGCTCGCACTGATGGCCCGGATCGACGAGCGGATCCGTGAGACGACACATGGCGCTGCCCTCGCGATGACGGTGGTGGGTGGCGGCGCCGCGGGTGTGGAGATCGCCTTCGCGATCCGCGCGCGGGTGATGCGTGCCGGGCGCCTGCCCCGCATCACCATCGTCGATGCGGGCGCCGGCGGCGGTCTCCCGCTGCCGGGCTTCGCGACGGCAGCGCGCGAGCGTGCCGCGCTGGCCCTGTCCCATCGTGGGATCAGCGTCCGCGCCGCCCGTGTGCTGCGCGTGCATCCCGGGTCGATCGAGGTCGATGTGGATGGCCGGGAGGAGACACTCGCCACCTGTGCCACGGCCTGGGTCACCGGGCCCGCTGCGCACCCCTGGCTCGGCGCGAGCGGACTGCCGTGCGACGCCGGCGGCTATCCGCTCGCATCGCGCACGCTGCAGCTCGACGGGGACGGCACCGCCTGGGGCGGGGGGGATTGTGTCACGCTGCGCGATGCCGGTCGCACGGCGCGCGCCGGTGTCTACGCGGTGCGGATGGCACCCGTGCTGGCGGCGAACGTGCTCGCGACCATGCGCGGCGACACGGCGCGGGTGCACTTCGCGCCGCAGCCGGACTTCCTCGCGCTGCTGAGCACCGGCGACGGCTGTGCGCTGCTCCGATGGCACGGCGTCGCGCTCGAGTCGCGGTGGGCGCAGCGGCTCAAGACCCGGATCGACACCAGCTACCTGCAACGCTACCGCGCGCTGCCCACCTGA
- the speA gene encoding biosynthetic arginine decarboxylase translates to MTTLPLPTPAAPGAITPWTIDDARALYNVEGWGSGYFDINAKGHVVVRPDREHPDREVDLFELAQDLEAQGVAMPVLLRFSDLLRSRVHQLSEEFEASIKEYGYTGKYTTVFPIKVNQQRHVVEEIHEFGQPYGVGLECGSKPELQAVIALTDKTDHLIVCNGYKDHEFMRLALISQKLGHRVFIVLEQLSELDVLLEVADELGVVPTAGVRIKLASAGFGRWAQSGGEKSKFGLNVAQLVKLIDKLKALGRLDILKLIHFHLGSQIPDIRYIKAGLQEVARFYVELRRMGVDVTYVDVGGGLGVDYDGTNSTAEASVNYTPQEYANDVVYTIAEACREHELPMPNLISESGRALTAHHALMLVKVIDVETNTVPMMPELTDDDHTLLHEMLEDWHTVHSGQELKPRKVREIAHDASFDKDRARQYFSADALDLRSLAIAEQLHLGIMNGLQRLVRDDTEEFEDILAEVEAALTDRYFCNFSLFQSLPDHWAIDQLFPVMPVHRLDERPDRMGTLQDVTCDSDGKIDRFVGDRNGRPSLELHVPRDDDDYVLGIFLTGAYQEILGDLHNLFGDTNAVHVKLAEDGRYVVSDIVHGDTVTEVLNYVQFHAPNLLATFRRKVQNASGITRTEANAFIADYIAGLEGYTYLEGEAAR, encoded by the coding sequence ATGACAACCCTGCCGCTTCCGACGCCCGCCGCGCCCGGCGCCATCACGCCGTGGACCATCGACGACGCCCGTGCCCTCTACAACGTGGAGGGGTGGGGCAGCGGCTACTTCGACATCAACGCCAAGGGGCACGTGGTCGTCCGGCCGGACCGCGAGCACCCCGATCGCGAGGTGGACCTCTTCGAGCTGGCGCAGGACCTCGAGGCGCAGGGGGTCGCCATGCCCGTGCTGCTCCGATTCTCCGACCTGCTGCGCTCGCGCGTGCACCAGCTCAGCGAGGAGTTCGAGGCGTCGATCAAGGAGTACGGGTACACCGGCAAGTACACCACCGTCTTCCCGATCAAGGTCAACCAGCAGCGCCACGTCGTGGAGGAGATCCACGAGTTCGGCCAGCCGTACGGCGTCGGCCTCGAGTGCGGCTCCAAGCCCGAGCTGCAGGCCGTCATCGCGCTCACCGACAAGACCGACCACCTGATCGTCTGCAACGGCTACAAGGACCACGAGTTCATGCGGCTGGCCCTCATCAGCCAGAAGCTGGGGCACCGGGTGTTCATCGTGCTGGAGCAGCTCTCCGAGCTCGACGTGCTCCTCGAGGTGGCCGATGAGCTGGGCGTCGTCCCGACCGCCGGCGTGCGCATCAAGCTCGCCTCGGCCGGATTCGGGCGCTGGGCGCAGAGCGGCGGCGAGAAGAGCAAGTTCGGCCTCAACGTCGCGCAGCTCGTCAAGCTGATCGACAAGCTGAAGGCGCTGGGCCGGCTCGACATCCTCAAGCTCATCCACTTCCACCTCGGCAGCCAGATCCCCGACATCCGCTACATCAAGGCGGGGTTGCAGGAGGTCGCGCGCTTCTACGTGGAGCTGCGCCGCATGGGTGTGGACGTCACCTACGTGGACGTGGGCGGTGGCCTGGGCGTGGACTACGACGGCACCAACAGCACCGCCGAGGCGAGCGTCAACTACACCCCGCAGGAGTACGCCAACGACGTGGTCTACACCATCGCCGAGGCCTGTCGCGAGCACGAGCTGCCGATGCCGAACCTCATCAGCGAGAGCGGGCGCGCCCTCACCGCGCACCACGCGCTGATGCTGGTGAAGGTCATCGACGTCGAGACGAACACCGTGCCGATGATGCCGGAGCTCACCGACGACGACCACACGCTGCTCCACGAAATGCTCGAGGACTGGCACACCGTGCACAGCGGCCAGGAGCTCAAGCCGCGCAAGGTGCGCGAGATCGCGCACGACGCCAGCTTCGACAAGGACCGCGCCCGGCAGTACTTCAGCGCCGACGCCCTCGACCTGCGCTCCCTCGCGATCGCCGAGCAGCTCCACCTCGGGATCATGAACGGGCTGCAGCGCCTCGTCCGCGACGACACCGAGGAGTTCGAGGACATCCTCGCCGAGGTGGAGGCCGCGCTCACCGACCGCTACTTCTGCAACTTCTCGCTGTTCCAGTCGCTCCCCGACCACTGGGCCATCGACCAGCTCTTCCCGGTGATGCCCGTGCACCGCCTCGACGAGCGCCCCGACCGCATGGGCACGCTGCAGGACGTCACCTGCGATTCCGACGGCAAGATCGACCGCTTCGTCGGCGACCGGAACGGCCGGCCGAGCCTCGAGCTGCACGTGCCGCGGGACGACGACGACTACGTGCTCGGCATCTTCCTCACCGGTGCCTACCAGGAGATCCTCGGCGACCTCCACAACCTGTTCGGCGACACCAACGCCGTGCACGTGAAGCTGGCAGAGGACGGGCGCTACGTGGTCAGCGACATCGTGCACGGCGATACCGTCACCGAGGTCCTCAACTACGTGCAGTTCCACGCCCCGAACCTGCTTGCGACCTTCCGCCGCAAGGTCCAGAATGCCAGCGGCATCACTCGCACCGAGGCCAATGCCTTCATCGCGGACTACATCGCGGGCCTCGAGGGCTACACCTATCTCGAGGGGGAGGCAGCGCGATGA
- a CDS encoding YIP1 family protein: MSDPVPMDTQPVQAAPANAGSWEDALDIFYAPRQVFERRRDGKYWIPLLILCAVSVAIYFLSIQFNEAVADAEFSRAMAEQAAKGGQKMTAEQVAAAKAFAGKFKALVVYILPVMLVISAWVSGVIIMLLGNMMGGKLNFAQGVTVGVLANFPEVLGRAVVGVQGLFLDTATVTSKYAFATSVARFMSADANKFLLKLGALADPFVIWSSVLVGIGVFVIGRVEKEKAAVLAIIHAIGYAIIAR, from the coding sequence ATGAGCGACCCGGTCCCGATGGACACGCAGCCGGTGCAGGCGGCGCCCGCGAACGCCGGCTCCTGGGAGGACGCGCTCGACATCTTCTACGCGCCACGACAGGTCTTCGAGCGGCGCCGCGACGGGAAGTACTGGATCCCCCTGCTCATCCTGTGCGCCGTCTCGGTGGCGATCTACTTCCTGTCGATCCAGTTCAACGAGGCGGTGGCGGACGCGGAGTTCTCGCGTGCGATGGCCGAGCAGGCAGCCAAGGGCGGGCAGAAGATGACGGCGGAGCAGGTCGCGGCCGCCAAGGCGTTCGCCGGCAAGTTCAAGGCGCTCGTCGTCTACATCCTGCCGGTCATGCTGGTCATCTCGGCGTGGGTGTCCGGCGTGATCATCATGCTCCTCGGGAACATGATGGGTGGGAAGCTGAACTTCGCGCAGGGGGTGACGGTCGGCGTGCTGGCCAACTTCCCGGAGGTGCTGGGGCGTGCCGTGGTCGGGGTGCAGGGCCTGTTCCTCGACACCGCCACGGTCACCAGCAAGTACGCCTTCGCCACCAGCGTGGCGCGGTTCATGTCCGCCGATGCGAACAAGTTCCTGCTCAAGCTCGGGGCGCTGGCCGACCCGTTCGTGATCTGGAGCTCGGTGCTCGTCGGGATCGGCGTCTTCGTGATCGGCCGGGTCGAGAAGGAGAAGGCCGCCGTGCTCGCGATCATCCACGCCATCGGGTACGCCATCATCGCCCGCTGA
- a CDS encoding superoxide dismutase produces MAFTLPALPYALDALEPHIDATTMGIHHGKHHQAYVTNLNAAIEKAPTLTDTPLEALLADLAGVPDAVRGAVRNNGGGHWNHSLFWEIMAPHAGGEPTGDLGALVTSTFGGYSAFRDQLKAAGVGRFGSGWAWLMHDGGALSITSSPNQDNPIMDGKRAADILLGVDVWEHAYYLKYQNKRPDYLDAWFNTINWAKVGERFAAAKG; encoded by the coding sequence ATGGCATTCACCCTGCCAGCATTGCCGTATGCGCTCGATGCGCTCGAGCCGCACATCGACGCCACCACGATGGGCATCCATCATGGCAAGCATCACCAGGCCTACGTCACCAACCTGAACGCCGCGATCGAGAAGGCGCCAACCCTCACCGACACGCCGCTCGAGGCGCTGCTCGCCGACCTCGCCGGCGTGCCCGACGCCGTGCGCGGCGCCGTGCGCAACAACGGCGGCGGCCATTGGAACCACTCGCTGTTCTGGGAGATCATGGCGCCGCACGCCGGTGGCGAGCCGACCGGCGACCTGGGCGCGCTCGTGACCTCGACGTTCGGCGGGTACAGCGCGTTCCGCGACCAGCTCAAGGCGGCGGGCGTGGGCCGCTTCGGCAGCGGCTGGGCGTGGCTGATGCACGATGGCGGCGCACTCTCCATCACCAGCTCGCCGAACCAGGACAACCCGATCATGGACGGGAAGCGGGCGGCCGACATCCTGCTCGGCGTGGATGTGTGGGAGCATGCCTACTACCTGAAGTACCAGAACAAGCGTCCCGACTACCTCGATGCCTGGTTCAACACGATCAACTGGGCGAAGGTGGGCGAACGCTTCGCCGCGGCGAAGGGCTGA
- a CDS encoding VTT domain-containing protein: protein MEFLQDLFSRLRDLPELVRWAGTVGMMLIIFCETGLLVGLFLPGDSLLVTAGLLGATRPEFGIHVWSLGFLLMASAIVGDSVGYQIGRFTGPKLFTRQDGLIFKRKYLQRAHDFYEKHGGKTVMIARFVPIVRTFAPVLAGVGAMPYARFAGFSISGSFLWIWSMLMIGYGLGKTIPGVAQHVEKVILAVILLSVMPGVLSWWREHRKAKAQA, encoded by the coding sequence ATGGAATTCCTCCAGGACCTGTTCTCGCGCCTCCGTGACCTGCCGGAGCTCGTCCGCTGGGCGGGCACCGTCGGCATGATGCTGATCATCTTCTGCGAGACCGGCCTGCTGGTCGGTCTCTTCCTGCCGGGCGACTCGCTGCTCGTGACGGCCGGGCTGCTGGGCGCGACCCGCCCGGAGTTCGGCATCCACGTCTGGTCGCTCGGATTCCTGCTGATGGCGTCGGCGATCGTCGGTGACAGCGTCGGCTACCAGATCGGCCGATTCACCGGTCCCAAGCTCTTCACCCGACAGGACGGGCTGATCTTCAAGCGGAAGTACCTGCAGCGGGCCCACGATTTCTACGAGAAGCATGGTGGCAAGACGGTCATGATCGCGCGCTTCGTGCCGATCGTGCGCACGTTCGCACCGGTGCTCGCCGGCGTCGGTGCGATGCCCTATGCCCGGTTCGCGGGCTTCTCCATCTCCGGGAGCTTCCTCTGGATCTGGAGCATGCTGATGATCGGATACGGCCTCGGCAAGACGATACCCGGTGTGGCCCAGCACGTCGAGAAGGTCATCCTGGCGGTGATCCTCCTGTCGGTGATGCCGGGGGTGCTGAGCTGGTGGCGCGAGCACCGCAAGGCGAAGGCGCAGGCCTGA